The Thermoplasmata archaeon genomic sequence GCCCGCGATGACCAGGATGGCGGCGAGGACGGTCGCCCGTCCCAGGCGACGCATGGGACGCGTGCGAGAAGGGTCGCCGAGAAAAATGGCGGCGGTCCTAGAATCGCGGCCGAGAATCAGCGCTCAACGAAACGAGCCGTCTCCGCCGAGGACACGGCCCGCGAGATCCGTCGCCGTTGCCGATTCGATGCGGACGCGCAGGAACTCGCCGATCGGGGTGGGCTCCCGCAGGACGACCTGCCGATACTCCGGCGTGCGGGCGAGGACCGTGCCCGCCTTTCCGGGCTCCGTGACGAGGACGCGCACCTCGCGTCCGATCCATCGGTCGTGGATCTCCCGCGCGATTTGGAAGCGGCATCGCGTGAGCCGCCGAGACCGTTCCTTCACCCGCCATCCGACGATCTGGCCGGGCATCGACGCGGCCGGCGTCCCAGCCCGCGCGGAGAAGCGCGTGACGTTCACGATGTCCGGGCGCACCCGGTCCACGAGGTCCATCGTCGCTTCGAACTGGCCGTCGGACTCCCCGGGAAATCCGACGATGATGTCGGTGGAAAGCGTGATATCCGGATACGCGCGGCGGAACGCGGCGACGATCTCCTCGAACTGCGCCACCGTGTACTCGCGTCGCATCGCCGCCAAGATGTCGTCGTCGCCGCTCTGGACCGGGAGATGGAGGAACTTGAAGACCTTCTCCGACGCGTATGCCTCGACGAGGTCGTCGACGATCGGGAGCACGGTCAGCGGGTCGGCCATGCCCACGCGCACCCGGAAGGCGCCGGGGATCGCGTCGATGGCTCTCAGCAGGACGGCGAGGTTCGTCCCCGCGTCGCGTCCGAAGGCGGCCGTGTCCTGGCCCGTCAGTTTGATCTCCCGCACGCCTCGCTCGACGTGCCGGCGGACCTGGTCCACCAACGCCTCGACCGGGTAGGACGCCACCGTTCCCCTCGCCACGCGCGTGATGCAGTACGTGCATCGGCCCATGCATCCCTGGGCGATCGGCACGATCGCATCGTGCCACCCGAAGCCCATCGACTCCAGTTCCGCCGCACGGTCCCCGCACGCGGTCCCGGCCCCGAGCAACTCGACGATCTGCGGCCATTTCCGGGGCGGAAGGAGCTTCGCCCGCGGGACGATCGACCTCACGAGGTCCCGCTGCGCGGCGGCCATGCAGCCCGCCACGACGAGCGGCTTGCCGTAGGCCGCGAGTTCGGTCATGCGACGGACCATCTTCCGCTCCGTCGTCTCGACGACCGTGCACGTCACGAGGACGTGGGCGTCCGCCTCCCGCTCCGAGGCCGTGATCGCGTGGCCGCTCCCGGCGAGGGCCCCCTGCATGAGCCGGGCCTCGCCGTAGTTCTGCGTGCAGCCGTACGCCTCCACGTACACTTTCACGGGCGGGCGATGGAACGTCCGGGTATTTCCGCCTACTGCGCCCCCGGCTCCACAACTCTTATCCCGTTCCGGTCGTTTGCGCCATCATGCAGCAGGGCGACGAAACCATGCCGCCTCCGCCGCTCGATCGTCCCGTCCCTCCGCGGGCGCCCGCCCGCCCCCCAGAGCACGAATTGCGGGACCGCGCGAAGGCCGCGAAACTCCGATCGAAGGCGGCGAAGGCGCGCGTGAAGGCGAATCGGATGACGGATCGAGCGCACCACCTGAACGACAAAGCGGCGCAGTGGGAGCGGCGCGCGGACGAACTCGACAACGTCCTCTCGCAGAGCTAGGTCCCTGGCGACGGACGCTTCCGGGACGCCGGCAGGTCGAGGTTCGGCCGGGCCGCGTAGCCCCGCGCCATGATCTCGTTGACGTACTCCGTCTCAAGGTACCACGACAGGACGGCGCTGTCCGTCTTCGTGAGTTTGCACATGGCCCATCCCGGCCCACGATGCGATGCGAACCGGGATAATCTTTTGTCAACGGGACCGCAGAAGGTTCATGACCGGGGACGGCGCTCGCCGCCGCGGTGGTGCGGAGTGGCGCGCGTGATCGTCTACGAGGAGATCGACGAGTACATCGACGGCCTTGCGAACCGCGGGGATGCGGCGCTCCGGGCCGTCGAGAAGCAAGGTCTCGATGAAGGATGGCCGATCGTCGGGGCCGCGGAGGGGAGCCTGCTTCACATCCTCGCGCGGTCGGTGCGCGCGAAGCGGATCCTCGAGCTGGGCACCGCCATCGGATATTCCGGCACGTGGCTCGCGCGCGCGTTGCCGGACGACGGCGAGATCGTAACCGTCGAGCACAACCCCGAGACCGCGGAGATCGCGCGCAAGAACCTCGAGAAGACGGGCGTCGCGAAGAAAGTGAGGATCCTCCTCGGACCGGCGCAGTCGATTCTCGCGGACCTGAAAGGCCCGTTCGACTTCATCTTCAACGACATCGACAAGGCCGGATACCCGGCGGTCCTCGAGCCGTGCATCGAGAGGCTTCGCGTGGGCGGGCTCCTCGTGACGGACAACGTCTTGTGGCGGGGCGACGTGGCGCGCAAGGATCGGTCGAGCGAGACGCAGGCCATCCGGACGTACAACGAGCGCCTCGCGAAGGATCCGCGCATGGTCACGTCGATCGTGCCGCTCCGCGACGGCGTGAGCATCGCCCTGAAGGAGCGAGACTAGCGCCGGAAGATCGCGCGGCGGGATCGGGGCGGCGTCGCACAAGTTCGCCGGCTTAGCTTGAACAACGGCCATCGGAAGCGTTAAGCGACCCCTGGTTGTTGCGGGCCGCAGCGAGGGGGGTCGATTCGTGATTCTCGGTCAGTACAAACGCGTTCTTCTTTGCTCCGTCGTGTTGGTAGTACTGTCGGCCGCGGCGCCGGGTGTCGTGGTTACCGTCGAGGCGCACAATCCGCTCTCGACACTGTCGGCATGGACAACCTTCCCGCCGAGAATTAACGGTCTCGACGACTGCCTTGCGACGTGGGGTGGCGGGTGCACCAGCGAATGGGCGAACGCGGCGACATCGTTTTTCGATCTGTCGTGGAATGATCCGAATGGGCTCAGTGGAAAAATCCACATGATGAATGACGCCATCAACCTCTATATTGCGGTGGAAATCTACAACGATGACAAGGATTCGTACGATTGCGTGACCCTTCTCTTTGACAACAATCACAGCGGCCCCCTCAGCAGCGGGGGCGCGGGAAAGCAAGATGGCGACGATCTCCTGATCATGTGCGGCGACAGTACGTTCAACGACTTGTATGCGGTCGGCGGAGGCCAGCTGGGTGACACATCGTCCGGCGGGACGATCGACGGAGCCGGAAAGGCCGGGTACGGTGGCGGGGTGTGGTGGTTCGAGATGGCGCACCCCCTGGACACCTCCGACAATTCCCACGATTTCAGTCTGAGTCAGGGACAGACCGTCGGGTTCAGTCTCATCTACCAGGAAAACGGCGGAAGTCCCATCACGCCTGCGACGAACGTCCTCTCCGAGAGGGATTACAAGGTCTCGGGCTGCACGGAGCCGGACGGGTCAGGATGTTCATTTGGCCTCTTTGGGACAACTCGGGACTTGTCGATCACCGGGATTGAGATCACACAGGCCATTGGCAAAGTGGACAACTTCCAGAGTGCCAACCCGGTCTACATACCGCTCGTCAAGGGCAAGGCCACGGTCGTCAGAGTCTATGTCCAATCGGGCCCATCGGGCGCGCCTCAGACGCTGTCGCGAGTCTTCTTGTTCGGTTCATCGAACGGGGTCGGCCTCGGAACCGTCACCGGTTACGTTTACGCCAAACCTGCCCTGGCGAGCAGCCGGCTCACCCTGGCGGACAGTGCCAACATACAACTTCCGGCGTCTTGGACGAACCATGAGAGCTTGACCCTGAGGGGGTTCATCACCACGGCGGTCTGGGCCGGCATCCAGGAAACGAATCACAAGAATAACTGGATGAAGGAGCGGACGTTCCAATTCTCGAAGCACTGGGATCTCCGAATCTATCTGGTCCCCATCAAGACGCCCGCCGGACTCCCCACCGCGGCCGGCATCCAAGCCCAAGAGAATTTCCTTCGGGCCGTTTATCCCACCCACAAGGTCACGTTCGTTCAAGGCAGCTGGCAGCAGGTCGGGTATTGGACCGGCGGAATCAGCGAACCGCTAATCAATGCGCTGGAAGACGTCTTCTTCGACGTCTATACAACCCAGACCCCCGATCTCGTCTACGGGTTCCTCGCCGGGACGTGCGGCGTCTCTGGAACGATCGGCCTGGCTGGCGCGTGGTGGTGGAATGACCATTGGGGGACGGCGGCGGCCGGGATGGCGCTCCAAGGGTGCAGCGAGGAGACGATGGCCCACGAAATAATCCACCTCCTCGACCTATCGGATTCCGGGACCTGGGGGAGACATGTGTCGAACCCGAACAACAACGGCGACGTGACGTGGGGCTGTGGAGCCAAAGGGCCTGATCCGAACTGGCCACGGGCCAATGACAACATCGGTGACCCGGGGAGTGATTTTGGGTTCGATACCCGTTTTCCCAACGCGGCGACCGCCTTGACGGTCTGGCCGGACACGGCGAATGACCTCATGTCGTACTGTGGCGGCTGGCCCTCCACGGTCTCGAACAATTTCAATGGTGCCTGGATTTCGGACTATCACTGGGCCCACCTCTTCACGCGGCTGCTCGCCCCGGGCTTACCCGCGTCCTCGGCTTCCCCGGATGGCCCGGTTGCGACGGCCGCCTCGAGTGATGTCTTCAAGGTGGCGGGACGCGTTTTTCCGTCCGGGAGGGCCTCGATCGACAGCGTGCTCCATGAGACGCTAAGAGCACCCCTGTTTCCGCGGAGGGTGAATGCCAGCAATCCTAACGCGACTCCTTACCAGTTGGAACTCGTCGGCGCTGACCGAACGATCCTCGCCTCGGAGAATTTCACGCGTTCCTTCGCCGACATCGAGGGCAATTCCTTGGACTCGGAAGGCTTCACGATCCTGCTGCCGTACGTGTCGTCCGCCGTGGCGATTCGGTTGTCCCAAGGTGGGGTCCTCCTCGCCGAACATGTCCGCTCCGCGAATCCTCCGACCGTGACACTGACGTCGCCGATAGGCGAAGAGAACTGGACCGGGACGCAGACCGTCACTTGGACCGGCGCCGACCCGGACGGGCAGCCGCTGCTCTACACACTCCAGTACAGCCTCGATGGGGGCCTGACCTGGGAACTCCTCGTTGGGAACCTCACAGAGACCACCTTCACGGTTGAATCGTCGACCCTCCGCGGTGGAGAGCGGGTACTCCTAAGAGTCTCGGCGAGCGACGGATTCTACACGGTCTCTGACACCTCAGACGTCCCCTTCGCCATCGAGGATAAGCCGCCGACCGTCACGATTCTGCAACCATCCACCCACACGAATTTTACGACGGACGATCAGATACTCCTCCGCGGTGAAGTGGTCGATCTTGAGGATCGGGCGATTCCGGACGACCGGCTCGAATGGTCGTCGGACCGAGACGGCGTCCTGGGCAACGGGAGCCAACTGTCGATATACCTCTCTCCCGGACTCCAGAGAATCACGCTGAAAGCGGTCGACTCCTCCGGCCACGAGGCCGAAGACTCGATCGTGCTGAACGTCACCGTGCCCGAGCCCTCGCTTCCTCCTCCGCCCACGACTCAGGGCGAGCCGGGAATCCTCGGAGTCGGCCTACCGATCCTGGCTGCTGCCGTTGTGATCCCGATCGGTGCAATCGTCGGGGCCCTTGTGATCCTGAGACGCCGGAAACGACGGAATTCACTACGAGAAGAGAGGCCGCAAGAAGGGTCTCGTCCACCGAGCTAGCCGGAGCTACGGCCCCGCGAGCGTGTGACTCCACGGTGTCTAATGGAACCTTCAGTCATCGCTCCGCGACTGCTAGTCGATTGCGCTGAAGGTCCGGGACTGACGTCGGGACGCCGGCCGCGTGACCATTAATACGGCCCACGGGCATCGTTGGGCCGGCATGGCCCGGAAGCCGCGCCGCGAATCTGTCTACGTCGAGACGGACGGACAGGTGTACCTCGTCCGGGACCGCGGCACGTTCCGGTTCCCCCGCGCGGACGAACGGTTGCCGTTCCCCACGCAACCGAACGGCCGGATAGATCTCGGCGCGGACGTCGTCATGAAGCGGAAACCGGTCCTCGACCACCACCCGGAGGAGTGGCTGGGCCGCGACGCGATCTTCGAGCGGGCGGACGTCGATCCGCTCGTCAAGCGCGCGATCTACACGACGATGATCCGGTGCGTGTCCGAGGTCATCCTGTCGAAGGGTGCGCGGGTGTTGATGGTCAAGGCGGTCCGGGGGTTCTCCAAGGGCCATTGGAACGTCCCGGGCGGATTCATGGACTACGGCGAGAGCCCCGAGGCCGGCGTAGAGCGGGAGGTGGAGGAGGAGATTGGAGTCGACATCGGCCTCGACGGCCTGCTGGATGTCTTCGTGTCCGGCTTCCCCGGCAAGCCGGCCTACACGCTCGGATTCGTCTACAAGGGCCACGTGGCCTCGGAGGAATTCCGTCTGAAGGCCGACGAGATCGAGGACGTCGACTGGTTCACGGTGGACAAGGCGATGACCCTGACCCGCAACCCGTTCGCGAAGTGGGGGCTCGTCGATTTCTTCGTGCAGTCCCCGGAGGCTCGTCGGGCGCTGCATGTGAAACGACACGGAATCTCGGAAAGCACGAAGCCCCACGACCGGCCAACCGTGTTCCTCGATCGGGACGGCGTGATCAACCGCGGCCGACCGGGGTACGTGCGGACGCCGGAACAGTTCGAGTTCCTGCCTCGCGCGATCGACGGGATGCGGCTCCTGCAGGACCGCGGGTGGCGGCTCGTGGTCGTGACGAACCAGGACGCCTCCGGCTGGAAGCTGCTCTCGGAGCGAGGGCTCACGCGGATTCACGCATCGATGATCGCGAGGCTCCAGGAGGCGGGCGTCCGCGTCGCGGAGGTGTACTACTGTCCGCACAACGTGCTGTCGGATTGCGCGTGCCGCAAGCCCCGGCCAGGGATGCTCCTCGCGGCAGCGCGCGATCTGGGGGCGCGGCCGAGGACCGCTTGGATGATCGGCGACAAACCGCTCGACGTGCAGACGGGCCGTGCCTTCGGCTGTCGGACCGCGTGGGTCGGGCCGGCCGCGTGGCGCAAGCGCTTCGCCGCGGAGGTGCGCCCGTGGTCGCCCGACGTCGTCGGGAGCGACCTCCTCGCCGCGGCCCGGGCGATCGTAAAGCGCGATGTCCACGAGGACCCGCGCGGCTCCCACGATAAGGTGATAGCCTAGCCGGGCCTTTCTTCGCCGGCGAGGACGATGGTCCACGAGTTCGGCCTCTTCATCGGCGGAAAATGGCGGAAGTCCGAAGGCAAGCGCTTCGAGACGCGAAACCCCGCGACGGGCGAGATCCTCGCGACGTTCCCGAACGCCACGAAGGACGACCTCCATGCCGCCGTCCGTGCCTCGAAGGACGCCTTCGAGAAGTGGAAGAGGACGCCCGCGCCTCGGCGCGGGGAACTCCTCCTCGAGGCCGCGCGGATCTTTCGCCGGAAGAAGGAAGACCTGGGCCGCGTCGTGACCTCGGAAATGGGGAAGGTCATCGCGGAAGGCCGCGGCGACGTGCAGGAGGTCATCGACTTCTACGAGTACGCGGCCGGCGAGGGGCGGCGGATGTTCGGCGAGACCGTGCCGTCGGAGTTGCCGAGCAAGATGTGCCTGACGATCCGGCTGCCCGTCGGGCTGGTGGGCCTCATCACGCCGTGGAACTTCCCCATGGCGATCCCCGGATGGAAGAGCGGGGCCGCGTTAATCGCCGGTTGTCCGATCGTGCTGAAGCCGTCGAGCCTCACGCCGCTGTGCGCCGCCAAGTTCGTCGAGGTCCTCGACGAGGCCGGATTTCCCCCGGGCGTTGTTAACATGTTAACGGGAAGCGGGTCCGTCGTGGGGGACGGCCTGGTGGCCCATCCCGACATCCGCGCGATTTCCTTCACGGGTGGCGTCGACACCGGGAAACACGTCTACGAGAGCGCGGCGAAGAAGATGATCAAGGTCGGGCTGGAGCTCGGCGGCAAGAACGCGATCATCGCGATGGACGACGCGGACCTCGACCTCCTGATGGACGGCGTGATGTTCGGCGCCTTCGGGACGGCGGGGCAGCGGTGCACCGCGACGTCGCGGCTGATCGTCCACGAGGCAATCTACGATCGGGTCGTCGACGACCTCGTCGCGCGCGCGGAAGAGTTACGCATCGGCAACCCACTCGACGAGACGACGGACATGGGCCCCGTGGCCTCCCCCGATCAGGAGGCGAAGGTGCTCGAGTACATCGAGATCGGGAAGAAGGAAGGCGATACGCTGCTGACCGGCGGGAAGAAGCTGGCGGGTGGCGCCTACGACCGCGGGTTCTACATCGCCCCGACGGTCTTCGCGGTCGACCCCAAGAAGCGCCTCGCGCAGGAGGAGATCTTCGGGCCGGTCCTGAGCGTCCTGAAGGCTCGGGACTACGACGACGCGGTGGCGATCGCCAACTCCGTGAAGTACGGGTTGAGCTCCTCGATCTACACGAACGATCTTCGTTGGTCCTTCCGCGCGATGCAGGACCTCGAGGCCGGCATCACGTACGTGAACGCGCCGACGATCGGCGCGGAGGTCCAGCTGCCGTTCGGCGGCATCAAGGAGACGGGCCCGACGGACACGCGCGAGGCCGGCACCACGGCGCTCGAGGAGTTCACCTACTGGAAAACGGTGTACGTGGATTACTCCGGGCGTCTGCAAAAGGCCCAGATCGACACGGAGAGGCTAGTCGGTGGGTAGTCGCCGTCGCCTTATCCTCGATCCGTCACCCGAATGACCAGCTTCAGGCCGGACCAGATCGAGTCGATCGCCGCGACCTTGACGTCGACGAGCCGGGCGTCAATCGCAATCTCCCGCACATGCGTCTCCGTCAGGTCCGTCGCGACGGACGATGCCTGCTTCGGCCAAGAGACCCAGATCATTCCCGTGGGCTTGATCCGGCCCCGGAGGTCTCGCAGCTGCCCCCTGAGCTCGTCCTGGCTTCGGACGAATACTTGGACGAAATCGAGATCGCCGGACTCCGGACTGACGATCCGGACTCCCTCCGGCAAGGGCCCGAGGATCTTGCGGTATCCGGGAGGCGCCCCGCGAAATGCGACGGTGTCGCCCGACCGAATGCCCAGCTTCGTCACGAGTGGCTTCCCAGAAGAGGTGGCGCCGCTCACCGTGTCCGCCGGTCCATCGTTCCTACCGTCATCCCACCCCGTTGCTGAGCTAGAGCGGAACCCCTTGTACCCGCCGGGCGATCAGGAAAGCGATTGGGGCGAGGATGGCGACAAGGGCGTAGAGAATCGCTTGAGGCGTGAAGCCGAAAGCGACAAGCAGGAGGGCGGAAATCGCCCAAAACGTCAGGATGGTTCCGGAAACGTTCATACGACGGGCTCGACGCAAACCGATGTCCTTTGGGACGCCCGACTCAAAGTAGGCCGAGGCCAGAGTCACCGCACTCGTAAGGAAGAGCACGATCGAGGTCAACAGGAAGACGACGTTCACGGACTCCGCGATAAGCAGGGTTGCCGTGACCTGCCTCTCCTTCCCCGTCATGATGCTGATGGACAAGATTAGGCCAATGAAGGACAACCCTCCCATGAAAGTAGCAAGCGCACTCAGCCTGGCGTTGGCGGTGTCGCACTCGACCATGAATTGTCCTCGCTTAAAGTGCCCTCAATCGAGGACCGTCCGCCCCGTCCCGAAGATGCGTCTCGAACAGGACGGCGATTCCCTTCGGATCCCTCACGCGCCCGTACGTCACCCGCCACCGCCCCCGAGCATGTCCTTGCTCGGGGACGTCAGGTGCCTCGGGTCCAATACCTTTTCCGCTTCCTCCGGGCTAAGGATCCCCTTCTCGATCACGAGCTGCTTGACCGTCTTCCCGGTGCGCCCCGCTTCTTTGGCGATCTCCGCCGCCTTCTCGTAGCCGATGATCGGGTTCAGCCTCGCCGCGATCGCGGGGCTCGATTCCGCGTACCGCTGCAGGACGTCGATGTTCGCGCTGATGCCATCGACGCACTTGTGCGCGAACACGCGCGCCACGTTCGCGAGGAGTTCGATGTTCTGCTGCAGCCTCTGCGACATCACCGGCATCATCGTCGACAGGTCGAGGTTCGAATGGGTGTTCGCGACCGCGATCGCGACGTCGTTCCCGATCACCGTGACCGCGACCTGCATGACCGCCTCCGGGATAACGGGGTTCACCTTGCCCGGCATGATCGACGACCCCGGCTGCACCGCCGGGAGGTTCAGCTCCCGCAGCCCCGTGTGCGGGCCGGAGCCCAGCCAGCGCAGGTCGTTCGCGATCTTCATCATCGAGACGGCGACCGTCCGGATGGCCCCGCTCGCCTCGACGAGCGCGTCCCGGGCGCCCTGCGCCTCGAAGTAGTTCTCCGCGACGCGGAACCTCGTGTTCGTGGCGGCGCTGATCTTCTCGACGACCCGGCCCGGCATGTCCGGATGGGCATTGATCCCCGTCCCGACCGCGGTCCCGCCGATGGCGAGCTCCGCGAGGGCCGCCCGCGCGGCGCTGATCCGGCGGATGCCATGGTCGATCTGCGACTGGTAGCCGGAGAATTCCTGGCCCAGCCGGATCGGCGTCGCGTCCATCAGGTGGGTGCGGCCCGCCTTGACGATCGGGTCGAACTCCTTCGCCTTCTTCGCCAGGCTGTCCTCAAGTTCGCGGAGCGCCGGGAGGAGATTCTGGTCGACCTCGATCAGGGCGGCCACATGGATGGCCGTCGGGATAACGTCGTTCGAGGACTGGCCCATGTTCACGTGGTCGTTCGGGTGGACGG encodes the following:
- a CDS encoding tRNA (N(6)-L-threonylcarbamoyladenosine(37)-C(2))-methylthiotransferase — its product is MKVYVEAYGCTQNYGEARLMQGALAGSGHAITASEREADAHVLVTCTVVETTERKMVRRMTELAAYGKPLVVAGCMAAAQRDLVRSIVPRAKLLPPRKWPQIVELLGAGTACGDRAAELESMGFGWHDAIVPIAQGCMGRCTYCITRVARGTVASYPVEALVDQVRRHVERGVREIKLTGQDTAAFGRDAGTNLAVLLRAIDAIPGAFRVRVGMADPLTVLPIVDDLVEAYASEKVFKFLHLPVQSGDDDILAAMRREYTVAQFEEIVAAFRRAYPDITLSTDIIVGFPGESDGQFEATMDLVDRVRPDIVNVTRFSARAGTPAASMPGQIVGWRVKERSRRLTRCRFQIAREIHDRWIGREVRVLVTEPGKAGTVLARTPEYRQVVLREPTPIGEFLRVRIESATATDLAGRVLGGDGSFR
- a CDS encoding O-methyltransferase, which encodes MARVIVYEEIDEYIDGLANRGDAALRAVEKQGLDEGWPIVGAAEGSLLHILARSVRAKRILELGTAIGYSGTWLARALPDDGEIVTVEHNPETAEIARKNLEKTGVAKKVRILLGPAQSILADLKGPFDFIFNDIDKAGYPAVLEPCIERLRVGGLLVTDNVLWRGDVARKDRSSETQAIRTYNERLAKDPRMVTSIVPLRDGVSIALKERD
- a CDS encoding HAD-IIIA family hydrolase translates to MARKPRRESVYVETDGQVYLVRDRGTFRFPRADERLPFPTQPNGRIDLGADVVMKRKPVLDHHPEEWLGRDAIFERADVDPLVKRAIYTTMIRCVSEVILSKGARVLMVKAVRGFSKGHWNVPGGFMDYGESPEAGVEREVEEEIGVDIGLDGLLDVFVSGFPGKPAYTLGFVYKGHVASEEFRLKADEIEDVDWFTVDKAMTLTRNPFAKWGLVDFFVQSPEARRALHVKRHGISESTKPHDRPTVFLDRDGVINRGRPGYVRTPEQFEFLPRAIDGMRLLQDRGWRLVVVTNQDASGWKLLSERGLTRIHASMIARLQEAGVRVAEVYYCPHNVLSDCACRKPRPGMLLAAARDLGARPRTAWMIGDKPLDVQTGRAFGCRTAWVGPAAWRKRFAAEVRPWSPDVVGSDLLAAARAIVKRDVHEDPRGSHDKVIA
- a CDS encoding aldehyde dehydrogenase family protein, with the protein product MVHEFGLFIGGKWRKSEGKRFETRNPATGEILATFPNATKDDLHAAVRASKDAFEKWKRTPAPRRGELLLEAARIFRRKKEDLGRVVTSEMGKVIAEGRGDVQEVIDFYEYAAGEGRRMFGETVPSELPSKMCLTIRLPVGLVGLITPWNFPMAIPGWKSGAALIAGCPIVLKPSSLTPLCAAKFVEVLDEAGFPPGVVNMLTGSGSVVGDGLVAHPDIRAISFTGGVDTGKHVYESAAKKMIKVGLELGGKNAIIAMDDADLDLLMDGVMFGAFGTAGQRCTATSRLIVHEAIYDRVVDDLVARAEELRIGNPLDETTDMGPVASPDQEAKVLEYIEIGKKEGDTLLTGGKKLAGGAYDRGFYIAPTVFAVDPKKRLAQEEIFGPVLSVLKARDYDDAVAIANSVKYGLSSSIYTNDLRWSFRAMQDLEAGITYVNAPTIGAEVQLPFGGIKETGPTDTREAGTTALEEFTYWKTVYVDYSGRLQKAQIDTERLVGG
- a CDS encoding DUF3052 family protein, translating into MTKLGIRSGDTVAFRGAPPGYRKILGPLPEGVRIVSPESGDLDFVQVFVRSQDELRGQLRDLRGRIKPTGMIWVSWPKQASSVATDLTETHVREIAIDARLVDVKVAAIDSIWSGLKLVIRVTDRG
- a CDS encoding class II fumarate hydratase; the encoded protein is MTDYRTEKDFLGELKVPKDAYWGAQTQRAIENFPISGIRFGRRFIYALGLIKKAAAETNMELGLLDSKIGKAIVKAAEDVMEGKLDTQFPLDIFQTGSGTSTNMNANEVIANRANEILGTPLGEKGAVHPNDHVNMGQSSNDVIPTAIHVAALIEVDQNLLPALRELEDSLAKKAKEFDPIVKAGRTHLMDATPIRLGQEFSGYQSQIDHGIRRISAARAALAELAIGGTAVGTGINAHPDMPGRVVEKISAATNTRFRVAENYFEAQGARDALVEASGAIRTVAVSMMKIANDLRWLGSGPHTGLRELNLPAVQPGSSIMPGKVNPVIPEAVMQVAVTVIGNDVAIAVANTHSNLDLSTMMPVMSQRLQQNIELLANVARVFAHKCVDGISANIDVLQRYAESSPAIAARLNPIIGYEKAAEIAKEAGRTGKTVKQLVIEKGILSPEEAEKVLDPRHLTSPSKDMLGGGGG